GGGCGCGAAAGCGGCGAGTACGGCCGGCCGGTCGGCGCGCGGGTACAGCCTGCCCGGCAACCCTGGTACCGGGCCGAACATCCTCTCGGCACGCGCCAGCAGCCCCGCCGAGCCACCCGGGCGCCCGTCGAAGGCCCGCGCGGCCGCTTCGAGGCCCGCGCGGCCGATCCAGGCCCCGCCGCCGCAGTCGCCGAGCAGATGGCCCCACCCGTCGGCCCTGCGCCAGCTCTTCAGGTCGGTGCCGACCGCGATCATGCCGGTGCCGGCGGCGATCACCGCGCCCGGCCGCTGACCGAGCGCACCCGTGTACGCGGTCACGGCGTCGGCGGCCAACGCGAGTCGGCGCACGCCGAGTTCACGCTCCAGTGCCGACGGCAGCTCGGCGCGCAGGTCTTCGCCGAGCGTGGCCAGGCCCGCCGCTCCGATGGCGACGGAGGCGAGCCCGTCGACCCCGGAGTCAGCCATCAACTGCCGGACCATCGGCAGCAGTTGCTCCAGCAGATGTCCGGCGTCGATGCCGCGCGGGCCCGTGCGGACCGGTTCCTTCGAGGCCAGGGGAGCCCCTGAGGCCTCCCCGCGCACGGCGAGCACCGCGCGCAGCCCCGAGCCCCCCGAGTCCACGGCCAGTACACCGGGCAGCGTGCCGCCGGGCGTCACGGCAGGCGCCAGTCCACCGGCTCGGCTCCCTGCCTGGCCAGCAGGTCATTGGCGCGGCTGAAGGGGCGGGAGCCGAAGAAGCCGCGGTCCGCCGACATGGGGGAGGGGTGGGCGGACTCCACCGAGGGCAGGTCGCCGAGGAGCGGACGCAGGTTGCGGGCGTCGCGGCCCCACAGGATCGACACCAGCGGCCCGCCTCGCTCGGCCAGCGCCCGTATCGCCTGCTCGGTGACCTCCTCCCAGCCCTTGCCGCGATGGGCGGCCGGGCTGCGCGGGGCCGTGGTGAGCGCCCTGTTGAGCAGGAGCACACCCTGCTTGCTCCACGGCGTGAGGTCGCCGTTGGACGGCTGGGGCAGCCCCAGGTCGGTGTTGAGCTCGCGGAAGATGTTGATCAGGCTGCCGGGCAGCGGACGGACGTCCGGCGCGACGGAGAACGACAGCCCCACCGCGTGTCCCGGCGTCGGGTACGGGTCCTGGCCGACGATCAGGACCCGTACGTCGTCGAAGGGCTGCTGGAAGGCCCGCAGGACATTCGCCCCCGCCGGGAGATAGGTGCGCCCCGCGGCGATCTCCGCGCGCAGGAAGTCGCCCATCTCGGCGATCCGTCCGGCGACGGGTTCCAGGGCTTTCGCCCAGCCGGGTTCAACGATTTCACGCAACGGTCGTGGTGCCACGGGCGTCACCCTACTGCCGTACAGGCGGCGGAGATCAACCGGTGGCCGTGGGGCGACCGAGGATGACCGATCCGTTGACGATATGGGCGCCCTGGAGACAAGGTGCGCGTTTTCATGGTCCGGTGGGGTCTCCCGGTTCTCGGTCGGGCTCAGGACAGTTGGGCAGGCTCGGGGCTGCCGGTCAGGCTCAGGCGACGACCGCGGCGCGTACGCAGAGCACGTCCGGCAGATGCGAGGCCAACTGCCGCCAGCTGTCGCCGTCGTCGGCCGACGCGTACACCTCGCCGTTGCGGTTGCCGAAGTACACGCCTGCCGGGTCCGCGCCGTCCGTGCACAGCGCGTCGCGCAGCACCGTGCCGTAGTGGTCCTCGGCGGGCAGCCCGGCCGACAGCGGCTCCCAGCTCTTGCCCGCGTCCGCCGTACGGTAGACGCGGCATCGCCGGCCGGCCGGGACACGGTCCGCGTCGGCGTTGATGGGGAATACGTACGCCGTGTCGCCGCGGTGCGGATGCGCGGCCGCCGCGAAGCCGAACGTGGACGGCAGGCCGTCGCCGATGTCGGTCCAGTGCTTGCCCGCGTCGTCGCTGCGGTACACCCCCCAGTGGTTCTGCAGATACAGCCGGTCCGGAGTCACCGCGTCCTGGGCGATCTTGTGCACGCACTGGCCGAATTCCGGGTTCGGATCCGGCAGGAACACCGCGGAGACACCGGAGTTGGAGGGCGCCCAGCTCACGCCGCCGTCCTCGGTGCGGAACACCCCGGCCGTGGAGACGGCGACCGTCACGGCACGCGGGTCGCGGTGGTCGGTGAGGATGGTGTGCAGCCCTTCCCCGCCGCCGCCCGGCACCCACTTCGAGCGCGTGGGGTGCTCCCACAGCGGACGGACGAGCTCGAAGGACTCGCCCCGGTCCTCCGAGCGGTACAGCGCGGCCGGCTCCGTGCCCGCGTACACCACGTCCGGTTCGGCGGCTGCCGGGTGCAACTGCCACACCCGCTCCAGCGAAGCGCCGGTGTCCTTGGGGAACTTGACGGCGGGCTGAGCCGGTTCGGCCCATGTCCGGCCCAGGTCGTCGGAGTGGAAGACGGACGGGCCCCAGTGCGAGCTGTCCCCTCCGGCCAGCAGCCTCGGGCGCTCGCCCCGGGTGTCGATCGCGATCGAGTACACGGCCTGCGCGTTGAAGTACGGACTCTCGTCGAACTCCCAGGCGCCGCCGCGCCGTCGGCCGATGAAGAGCCCCTTGCGCGTGCCTACGCTGAGCAGTACGTCGGTCATGCAGACCACCTCCGCCACGTCGTTGTCTCAGACACGGGCCAGTCTGCACCCAGCCACTGACAGTCACCTCAGGATGTGACATTTCCGCAGGTCAGGGCGGTGGTTTCGCTGTCCGGCCGAGGCTTTCGCCAGTGATGACCGGGCGTGGCCGGGGGGTGCCGGGACGCCTGGGACGGAGGAGAGCCGAGGGACTTGGCGTGAGCGGCGAGCGGACCGAGCGCGTATGGGAGGGAGATGTGGCGGGTCCGCGCGGTCGTGAGGAGGATGCCATTGATGGCGGCATTCCGTGGTCCGAAGGTGCGGCTGTGGCTGTGGCGGTGGCGACGCAATCCGCTGCGGCGGCGCAGTGATGCCGTGGAGGCCTGGATCGTGTTCGTCGCCTGGGTGTTCACCGTGCTCGGCGGCGTGATCACCGGCCTGGCTGCCGGGCACACCGTGGAGCACGGGCTCGCCCAGCAGCGCGCCGAGCGGCGCTCCGTCCCGGCCCTCCTCACCGAGAACGCGCCGACTGCGCGCGCCGCGGAGTCCGGCACCTTCGTCTGGGCGAAGGTGCGCTGGACCGCGGCAGACGGCTCGCAGCGCGCGGGCCGGACGCGGGTGCACGCCGGCACCGGCGCGGGCACCCCGGTCACCGTCTGGACCGACCCCGCTGGCCGCCTTGTCACCGAGCCCGCCTCTGCGTCCCAGGCCCGCCTGCGCGCCTCCCTGGTCGGCGTCCTGGCCGGCGTCAGCGGCGCGGGCGTGCCGTTCGTCTGCGGACGGCTCGTGCGAGGCCGCCTTGAACGGCGGCGCATGGCGCAGTGGGACCAGGAGTGGGAGCGGATTGGGCCACTGTGGGGGCGGAAGACGAGCTGAGGGGGTAGGGCCGTCTCGTCTGTGGGCGTGTCACAGCTCTGGACGCGCCGGGCAGGGCTTTCCGCCGTCGTCGGCCGAGCGGTCGCGCGTCGCCGCCCGCCACAGGAGATCGCCGAGGGCCGCTCCCGCCGTCACGACGGCCATGATCACGCCCGCCATGGTCAGCCCGTCGTCGAGATGCGGGCGACCGTGCACGGCGTGCAGGTCGAACCCGCACAGGTGATACACGCCCACCGCTGCGACCCCGAGGCTCGGCACGAGCAGGGCCAGTACGGGTGCCGGTCCGCGTCCCGGTCGCCCGGCGTCACGTTCCTTCACGGGGCCTCCATCACGTAAGAGGTACACGACGGAGAAACCTACAACACGTAGGGTCTTCGCCGTTCGAGAATGCCGCGCGCCACGCGGCGGCCCGCGCAACTCCCTTCCCTGCCTGCGGCTATGACCGTACGAGTGTGACTACGGCCGGTACGGCCGCGGCTATGACGGAGAGGTCGGTCGGTAAGTGCGGTGAGTTGTCGCGCGTTTCGTGTCCTGGATCACACGTTCGCGATTGACCGCACGCCGAGCGGTCTTCCGTACCTACACCTGACGACCGAACCGCGGATGCAAGGATGAGGGCCGTCATGACTGCTGGGTGGTGTTCTCGCACAGTACGGGCCGCGATGTTCGCGGCCGTCTGTGTGCTGCTCGCCGCCCTGGGGCACGTGATGATGTCCGGTTCCCCGGTGGCCTGGTGGGCCATGGCCGGCGGAGTCGTGGCCATGGGCGGCGTGGGGTGGTCCCTGGCCGGCCGTGAGCGCGGGCAGCCGTTGATCGTGTCCGTGGTGGTCGTCGCCCAAGGGCTGCTCCACTCGGCGTTCTCGGTCGCGCAGTCGGTGGCCTCGGGTTCGGGGCTGGGCTCGATGGGCGTGGGCGCTCTGCCATGGGGCTCCACGGGGCACGACATGAGCTCCATGCACATGGAGTCCATGCACATGGAGTCCATGCACATGAGCTCCGCGCACATGAGTCCCGCGCACATGGAATCCATGCATATGGGCTCTATGGACTCCATGTCCGCGGACGCCATGGACATGGGGCACATGGGGCACATGGACTCGGGCGGTACGTCCTCGTTCGGCATGCTCGCCGCCCACCTGCTGGCCGCGCTGCTCTGCGGCCTCTGGCTGGCGTACGGCGAGCGCGCCGTTTTCCGCATCCTGCGGGCGGTGGCGGGCTGGCTGGCCGCGCCCCTGCGACTGCCGCTCGCCCTGCCCGCGCCCCCGCACTGTCCGCGGTTCCGCGTACGCCGTGGCTCCTCGGACCGCGCGCCGCGGCACCTCCTTCTCGTTCACGCGATCACTTCTCGGGGTCCGCCCGTGGGGACCGCTGTCGTCTGAGACAGCAGGTTCCCCGAAGCGCCTCCGCGCGCTTCGGGCATCGGCCGTACTCGCCGTACGGCCCTACCCCACACCCGGACCACCGCGCCCGCGCCCGGCGGTCCGGATCACGGATGACCGAGAAGGACACCTGGTGATCACTTCTGCCGTACCCGCCTTGCGCGACGAATCCGACCCAAGAGAGAGGAGCGAGAGGAGCGGGAGGAGCGAGAAAACGGCATCGATCGACGAGTCGATAACCGCCTGGGCGCTGGCCGCCCGCGGCGGCGACGCGGCTGCCGTCGAACGTTTCGTACGCGCCCTGCATCGCGACGTCGTCCGGTACGTCGCCCATCTCTCCGCGGACCCCCAGGCCGCCGATGACCTCGCCCAGGACACGTTCCTGCGGGCGCTCGGCAGCCTGCACCGGTTCGAGGGGCGTTCCTCGGCCCGCGCCTGGCTGCTGTCCATCGCACGCCGTGCGGTGATCGACAGCTTCCGGCATACCGCCGCCCGGCCGCGGCTGAGCGACAGCGGCGACTGGCAGGTGGCCGCGGAGCTGGCCCAGCCGCGCGACGTGCCCGGCTTCGACGACGGCATCGCGCTGCTCGACCTGCTGGCCGCGCTGCCCGACGACCGGCGCGAGGCGTTCGTCCTCACCCAGCTGATGGGCATGCCGTACGCGGAGGCCGCCGAGGTCAGTGGCTGCCCCATCGGGACGCTCCGCTCCCGTGTGGCACGCGCCCGCGCGACCCTGGTCGCACTGCTCGCCCAGGCCGAATCGCCGACGGCGCCGAGTGCGACGGCTGCGCCGCCTGCGCCGTGCGCGCCGCCTGCGCCGTGCGCGCCGTGCGCGCCGTGCGCGCCGTGCGCGCCGTGCGCGCCGTGCGCGCCGTGCGCGCCGAGTGCGCCGGCTGTGCTGGCCGCCTGACGGGCTGACAGGGAGGGTGCCGATGTCCGGCTGGACGCACCCGACACCGGCACCCTTTCCCAGGAACCCACCCGTGATCCGCGCCGACTGGACCACGCTCGCCGGGCGCGGTCGCCGCGATCGTGCCCGGCGCCGGGGCGGGCGGGGCGCTCGGCCTCGGGAACTCCCCCAACCTTTCCCCGGCGTTCGACTCGTGGTCGGCCTGACCGGCGGCGCGGTCGCCGTGGAGCAGGTCTACGACATCCCGGGGTTCGGCCGGACCACCCTCCAGGCCGCACTGGCCCAGGACCTGCCCGTTCTCCAGGCCGGAACGCTGGCCCTCGTCCTGCTCGCCGCGGCCGCCGCGCTCCTCATGCGCCTCGCGAGCCGGTTCCTGCTCCTCGCCGAGAACCAGCCGTACGCCGAACGCGCCCCCTGGGCCGTCAGACCCGGGTGTCGTTCCAGATGCCGAGGTCGTACGGGCTGATGCGGCCCTCGGGGGAGGCGGCGGTCGCCTCGACGATGATCAGGCCGGTTCCGCCGGTGGCACGGGCCATCACGCAGGGTGTAGGGCTCGAAGAGCGCGCTCACGGCGGACTCCATTCGTCGCGGGACCGGTGTACGCCTCATACGATAGGCATCGTAGTACGGCGAATATCAAACTACGAAAGGTCTCGTACAATGGAGTTCCCTGATGGACTCAGGGGTGATTCAGGGATGAGTTCCCGGATGAAGTGGAGCCGCCATGAGGACCGCCGTCCCCGCCGCCGGCAGCCGTGATCTGCCGCACCCCGCGCGCGAGGAGATCCGGCTCGAGTCGGTCCTGCACGCCCTCTCCGACCCCATGCGGCTCCAGATCGTGTGCGAGCTCGCCGCCGACGGCGGCGAGCTCGCGTGTTCGCATTTCGACCTGCCGGTCACCAAGTCCACGACCACGCACCACTTCCGGGTGCTGCGCGAGAGCGGAATGATCCGGCAGGTCTACCGGGGCACGGCCAAGATGAGCGTCCTGCGCAACGACGAGCTAGACGGCCTCTTCCCGGGCCTTCTCGGCAGCGTCCTCGCCGCTGCCGCCCGCCAGGCCGTCCGCCTCGGCTGAACTCGCCTTCCCCGGCAGGTGGTTGAAGAGCAGGTTCAGCACGATCGCCGTCAGGCAGCCCGCGCTGATCCCGCTGTTCATCACCGTCTGGAACCAGTCGGGGAACTTCTCGTAGACCGTCGGCACCCCGACCGGCAGCATGCCCACGGCGACCGAAACGGCCACCACCGTCAGGTTGTTGTTGCCCTTGAAGTCGACCGCGGCGAGGGTGCGCAGGCCGCTCGCGGCGACCGTTCCGAACATCACCAGGCCCGCGCCGCCCAGCACCGGCGCCGGAATAGCCGCCACAACCGCGCCCAGCTTGGGCAGCAGGCCGAGCAGGACGAGGATGCCGCCGGCGGCGGCGACAACCCAGCGGCTGCGCACCCGGGTCATGCCGACAAGGCCCACGTTCTGCGCGAACGCCGTGTAGGGGAAGGTGTTGAAGACGCCGCCGAGGACGGTCGAGAGGCCGTCGGCGCGCAGACCGTCCGCGAGCGAACGCGGCTGAACCGGCCGGTCGGTCATCTCGCCCACCGCGATGAAGTCACCGGTCGTCTCGGTCATGGTCACCAAAGCCACAACCAGCATCGAGATGATCGCGGAGGCGTGGAACGTCGGTGCGCCGAAGTGGAACGGCGTACTGATCCCGACCCAGTCGGCGTCCCCGACCCCGCCGAAGTCCGTGAACCCGAAGGGCACCGCGACGGCGAGACCCACGGCGATACCGATCAGCACCGCGATCCGGCTCAGGAAGGCCGGCGCGAACCGCTGCACGCCCAGCACCACGGCCAGCACGAAGCCCGCGAGCGCCAGGTTCTCCGGCTCCCCGAAGTCCTTCGCGCCCACGCCGCCGGCCGCCCAGTTGCCCGCCACCGGCAGCAGCGAGACACCGATGATCAGAATGACCGTGCCCGTGACGAGTGGCGGGAAGAACCGGAGCAGCTTCCCGAAGACCGGGGCGAGCAGGACGATCGCGAGGCCCGCGACGATCACCGACCCGTAGATCGCGGGCAGTCCGCCGCCCGTCGTCCCGATGAGCACCATCGGCGAGACGGCCGCGAAGGTGCAGCCCTGCATGATCGGCAGCCGCACCCCGAAGCGCCAGAAACCCACGCACTGGATCAGCGTCGCGATCCCGCACACCAGCAGATCCGCGGTGATCAGATACGCCAGATCGGCGGGCGACAGCTTCATCGCACCGCCCACGATCAGCGGAACGGCCACCGCGCCCGCGTACATCGCGAGTACGTGCTGCAGCCCGAAGGCGGCCAGTTGGCGTACGGGTGGGACCTCGTCGACGGGATGCACGGGTGCGGGCGTTGCCATGGGCACTCCAGGAGCGGCGGGGGAGCGGGGGACCGTCCGAACGATACGAGCAGGTCCGGACAGCACGAGACCGTAAGGGGGTTGAACAGTTTGTTGATTTCCGGCCTGTTGCCGCCACGTGTCCT
This genomic interval from Streptomyces dengpaensis contains the following:
- a CDS encoding nucleobase:cation symporter-2 family protein, producing MATPAPVHPVDEVPPVRQLAAFGLQHVLAMYAGAVAVPLIVGGAMKLSPADLAYLITADLLVCGIATLIQCVGFWRFGVRLPIMQGCTFAAVSPMVLIGTTGGGLPAIYGSVIVAGLAIVLLAPVFGKLLRFFPPLVTGTVILIIGVSLLPVAGNWAAGGVGAKDFGEPENLALAGFVLAVVLGVQRFAPAFLSRIAVLIGIAVGLAVAVPFGFTDFGGVGDADWVGISTPFHFGAPTFHASAIISMLVVALVTMTETTGDFIAVGEMTDRPVQPRSLADGLRADGLSTVLGGVFNTFPYTAFAQNVGLVGMTRVRSRWVVAAAGGILVLLGLLPKLGAVVAAIPAPVLGGAGLVMFGTVAASGLRTLAAVDFKGNNNLTVVAVSVAVGMLPVGVPTVYEKFPDWFQTVMNSGISAGCLTAIVLNLLFNHLPGKASSAEADGLAGGSGEDAAEKAREEAV
- a CDS encoding N-acetylglucosamine kinase: MTPGGTLPGVLAVDSGGSGLRAVLAVRGEASGAPLASKEPVRTGPRGIDAGHLLEQLLPMVRQLMADSGVDGLASVAIGAAGLATLGEDLRAELPSALERELGVRRLALAADAVTAYTGALGQRPGAVIAAGTGMIAVGTDLKSWRRADGWGHLLGDCGGGAWIGRAGLEAAARAFDGRPGGSAGLLARAERMFGPVPGLPGRLYPRADRPAVLAAFAPEVATCAESDPVAAGILRAAARNMAESAAAVCPPSGEPHVALAGGLFKMGDPLLVPLRGELAVRLPHARQIPAAGDPLRGALGIAVDLANDELALPHDQQMLYVVTEKT
- a CDS encoding ArsR/SmtB family transcription factor, whose translation is MRTAVPAAGSRDLPHPAREEIRLESVLHALSDPMRLQIVCELAADGGELACSHFDLPVTKSTTTHHFRVLRESGMIRQVYRGTAKMSVLRNDELDGLFPGLLGSVLAAAARQAVRLG
- a CDS encoding WD40/YVTN/BNR-like repeat-containing protein, whose amino-acid sequence is MTDVLLSVGTRKGLFIGRRRGGAWEFDESPYFNAQAVYSIAIDTRGERPRLLAGGDSSHWGPSVFHSDDLGRTWAEPAQPAVKFPKDTGASLERVWQLHPAAAEPDVVYAGTEPAALYRSEDRGESFELVRPLWEHPTRSKWVPGGGGEGLHTILTDHRDPRAVTVAVSTAGVFRTEDGGVSWAPSNSGVSAVFLPDPNPEFGQCVHKIAQDAVTPDRLYLQNHWGVYRSDDAGKHWTDIGDGLPSTFGFAAAAHPHRGDTAYVFPINADADRVPAGRRCRVYRTADAGKSWEPLSAGLPAEDHYGTVLRDALCTDGADPAGVYFGNRNGEVYASADDGDSWRQLASHLPDVLCVRAAVVA
- a CDS encoding uracil-DNA glycosylase → MAPRPLREIVEPGWAKALEPVAGRIAEMGDFLRAEIAAGRTYLPAGANVLRAFQQPFDDVRVLIVGQDPYPTPGHAVGLSFSVAPDVRPLPGSLINIFRELNTDLGLPQPSNGDLTPWSKQGVLLLNRALTTAPRSPAAHRGKGWEEVTEQAIRALAERGGPLVSILWGRDARNLRPLLGDLPSVESAHPSPMSADRGFFGSRPFSRANDLLARQGAEPVDWRLP